A stretch of DNA from Acidobacteriota bacterium:
GATTCGTCGAAGTATGTCGGCAGTCCGGCGAACTGGGACAAAGCCGAAGAGGCCTGCCGGCAGGCCGCGGCGACGCTGGGAATTCCACTCAGCGCGGAGCCGGGCGAAGCGGCGTTCTACGGCCCCAAGATTGACTTCGTCGTCAAGGATGTCATCGGGCGCGAGTGGCAACTGGGCACCGTGCAGGTGGACTACAATCTGCCGGAGCGTTTCAACCTCGGCTACGTCGGCAGCGACAATCAACTACACCGCCCGGTAATGATTCACCGCGCGCCGTTCGGCTCGATGGAGCGGTTCTGCGGCGTGCTGATCGAGCATTTCGGCGGGGCTTTTCCTGTCTGGCTGTCGCCAGTACAAGTCAAGCTGCTGCCCATCAGCCAGAAGCATCATGAGTATGCGGCGAAGGTGGCGGCGCGCCTTCGCGCGGAGCGGCTCCGTGTCGACGTGGACGACCGCAACGAGAAAATCGGACTAAAGATTCGCGAGGCCCAGTTGAGCAAAGCGCCCTACATGGTGGTGGTGGGCGACAAGGAATCCGCAGATGGAACGGTGAGCCTGCGCACCCGCCAAAAGGGCGACGAAGGGTCGCTGAGTCTCGACGATTTCCTCAAGCGCGCGCTCCATGCCGTGGGTTCCAGAACTGCGGAAGAGTAACCCGCTTGCAATCTATGCTATAATGCCCCTTTCCCATTCGATGGTTTCGGCGCACCTTGTCGGCCCTCGGATTTGTTCTGTCTATTGAATGCATGTGGCCGAGCTGTTGTTAAGGCTGTTGCTAAGAATGAAGTTAAGCAGCTCGCTCAGGAGGAACGTATCGCGGCTCCAAGTATCAGGGTGAATGAACGCATTCGCGCGCGCGAGATTCGCGTCATTGACGATGCAGGAACTCAATTGGGCGTAATGGCGCCGTTTGAGGCCATCAAGATCGCCCGCACGCAGAGTTTGGATTTGGTGGAGATTTCGCCCACCGCCGTGCCGCCAGTCTGCAAGATCATGGACTACGGCAAGTATATTTATCAGCAAAACAAACGCGCGCACGAAGCCCGCAAGAATCAGAAAGTGATCGTCGTCAAGGAAGTTAAGTTTTCGCCCAACACGGACGACCATGACTACGAGTTCAAGAGGAACCACATCATACGGTTCCTCAAAGAGGGCGACAAGGTGAAGGCCGTGGTGTTCTATCGAGGCCGCGAAATATCGCACTCCGAGATCGGTCACCGGATGATGAAGAAGTTGATTGAAGAAGTTGGCGA
This window harbors:
- a CDS encoding translation initiation factor IF-3, with the protein product MAAPSIRVNERIRAREIRVIDDAGTQLGVMAPFEAIKIARTQSLDLVEISPTAVPPVCKIMDYGKYIYQQNKRAHEARKNQKVIVVKEVKFSPNTDDHDYEFKRNHIIRFLKEGDKVKAVVFYRGREISHSEIGHRMMKKLIEEVGDAGIVEYQPRMEGRSLIAIFAPKKS